One genomic window of Deltaproteobacteria bacterium includes the following:
- a CDS encoding methyl-accepting chemotaxis protein produces MYIQVSFNVRYGDTMFKHLKMRYKILFPVSLVIILVLVAMMFVVQDRLKEQALTDARRLAQEISSRYANMVKGELGAVTSAAKALAAGMANERAQPEPDRRVAAGLLHRTLDAFPGLFGVWTAWEPNAFDGRDAEFVKADALHEESGRFLAYIIREKTGTTETHTTVVNATSRAEDDKWYWQPLQTKRVFLTDPTTYEVAGQNRMMISVCVPLFEQGQAVVGADLSLEGLQALAARVQVFDTGYGFLLSQTGMVVAHPDKDLIGVNFRDHIADANRADFETSLAQGEQVLFTQYSNTTHQDMLYCMTPISLEGVDGYWNFVINIPQEAIFAGARDMQTLLLGLSLGGLVLLVVLVYGIIGMIVKPVGEITVVAQAIAAGDLDRNIGIQQRDEIGILADSLRGMVASLKGKIETANVKTREAEEQSRLAREAMDQAEAERRRAALARAEGLAQAGARLERITSVIVDASERMAAQTRIMLQGADEQGGRIQGTATAMEEMNATVLEIARNASQAAEVGQQAQSKAEEGAGVVEQAKATMGQVVSEVDVLKHNMAELGTQAQGIGAIIGVIDDIADQTNLLALNAAIEAARAGDAGRGFAVVADEVRKLAEKTMTATKEVSASISAIQSAAMDNIGAMDSAFGRITEADRYSSRSGEVLLEIVSQSEASAAQIRSIATAAEEQSAASEEINHAIDDINRITQETSRGAREVGDSISGMAAQIAELNAIVMELKSSKADE; encoded by the coding sequence ATGTATATTCAGGTATCTTTCAATGTCCGCTACGGAGATACCATGTTCAAGCATCTGAAAATGCGGTATAAAATTCTTTTTCCGGTCAGCCTGGTCATCATTTTGGTCTTAGTGGCCATGATGTTCGTTGTTCAGGACAGGCTCAAGGAACAGGCGCTCACGGACGCGCGGCGGCTGGCGCAAGAGATCAGTTCCCGCTACGCGAACATGGTCAAGGGCGAGCTGGGCGCCGTCACCTCCGCGGCCAAGGCCCTGGCGGCGGGCATGGCCAACGAACGCGCCCAGCCAGAGCCGGACCGGCGTGTGGCCGCGGGTCTGCTGCATCGAACATTGGATGCCTTTCCGGGGCTTTTCGGGGTCTGGACGGCCTGGGAACCGAACGCTTTTGATGGCCGTGACGCGGAATTCGTCAAGGCCGACGCCTTGCACGAGGAATCCGGTCGCTTCCTGGCCTATATCATCCGGGAAAAGACCGGGACCACCGAAACCCACACCACGGTGGTCAATGCCACGTCGCGCGCCGAGGATGACAAATGGTATTGGCAGCCTCTGCAGACCAAGCGCGTGTTTCTGACCGACCCCACGACATACGAAGTGGCCGGCCAGAACAGGATGATGATCAGTGTTTGCGTGCCGCTTTTCGAACAGGGTCAGGCCGTGGTGGGGGCGGATTTAAGCCTGGAGGGTCTGCAAGCCCTGGCCGCGCGGGTTCAGGTTTTCGATACGGGTTATGGCTTCTTGTTGTCCCAGACTGGGATGGTCGTGGCTCATCCCGACAAGGACTTGATCGGCGTGAATTTTCGCGATCATATCGCCGACGCCAATAGAGCCGATTTCGAAACGTCCCTGGCCCAGGGCGAACAGGTTCTCTTCACGCAGTATTCCAACACCACGCATCAGGACATGCTTTACTGCATGACGCCCATTTCGCTTGAAGGCGTGGATGGGTACTGGAATTTTGTCATCAACATTCCGCAAGAGGCCATCTTTGCCGGCGCCCGCGACATGCAAACCCTGTTGCTGGGCCTGAGCCTGGGCGGGCTGGTCCTGCTTGTGGTGCTGGTTTATGGTATCATCGGGATGATCGTGAAGCCCGTGGGCGAGATCACCGTCGTGGCCCAGGCTATCGCGGCCGGGGATCTGGACCGAAATATCGGGATTCAGCAGCGGGACGAGATCGGGATCCTGGCCGATTCCTTGCGGGGGATGGTTGCCTCGCTCAAGGGCAAGATCGAGACGGCCAACGTCAAGACGCGCGAGGCCGAGGAGCAGAGCCGACTGGCACGGGAAGCCATGGACCAGGCCGAGGCGGAGCGACGGCGCGCGGCTTTGGCCCGAGCCGAGGGTTTGGCCCAGGCCGGGGCGCGTCTGGAACGGATCACGTCCGTGATCGTCGACGCTTCCGAACGCATGGCTGCCCAGACCCGGATCATGCTCCAGGGCGCGGATGAGCAAGGTGGTCGTATCCAGGGCACGGCCACGGCCATGGAGGAAATGAACGCCACTGTTCTGGAAATCGCCCGCAACGCTTCCCAGGCGGCCGAGGTTGGGCAGCAGGCCCAATCCAAGGCCGAGGAAGGCGCGGGCGTGGTGGAACAGGCCAAGGCCACCATGGGCCAGGTCGTGTCCGAGGTGGATGTCCTGAAGCACAACATGGCCGAGCTTGGCACCCAGGCCCAGGGTATCGGAGCCATCATCGGGGTCATCGACGATATCGCCGATCAAACGAACCTCTTGGCCCTGAACGCGGCCATCGAGGCGGCCAGAGCCGGGGACGCCGGACGCGGGTTCGCCGTGGTTGCCGACGAGGTACGCAAGCTGGCCGAAAAAACCATGACCGCGACCAAGGAAGTGTCCGCGTCCATTAGCGCCATCCAGAGCGCGGCAATGGACAATATCGGGGCCATGGATTCCGCCTTTGGTAGGATCACCGAGGCGGATCGCTATTCATCCCGATCCGGGGAAGTGCTTTTGGAAATCGTGAGCCAGTCCGAGGCCAGCGCCGCCCAGATCAGGAGCATCGCCACGGCGGCCGAGGAACAGTCCGCAGCCTCGGAGGAGATCAACCACGCCATCGACGACATCAATCGCATCACCCAGGAAACCTCTCGGGGGGCACGCGAGGTGGGCGATTCCATCTCCGGGATGGCGGCCCAGATCGCGGAACTCAACGCCATCGTCATGGAACTCAAATCCTCGAAAGCGGACGAATAA